The Cryptomeria japonica chromosome 9, Sugi_1.0, whole genome shotgun sequence DNA segment GCTTCCACAACTCTTCAATATACCCATTGCATAGATGCAATTGCtaatagatttttattttaaaataataaattatatatatattttttgaaatttaatattaataatttaattgtaaatatgtaacactaattttgttttgaaaaattaatatatattactcagaataaataaataaaacttataCTTATTCTTACTAAATACAAATTATTTTAAAAGATAACTAATTAAACTTAAAAATAAACTAATATCTGTTGCTCTTCTATTCTAATCTTCAGTCAAGCTGCACAAATAATGCAATTCTTTTCTACAATTCATTTCACTTACCATTTTCATTTTCACGATATACAATAATTAAATTTTGCTTCACGATGTACACAAGTTTAGTTTTACGAATGAAATTGCATTTCTGTTTTCTGAATTTACGAAGTAAATTTAATTGAAATGATTTTTTAAAAGTGAATTTAATTGATCACAGACTGAATTCATTATCTATTTGGGAGAAGCCGAAACTGTATAGAAAAATCTAATTTCAGCAAGTGCAGTTATGTAACATTGAAGCTTTACGAAATATCATATTGTTGAATTACAATTATTTActgtttaaaaatataaatttaaagtatagataaatgaaaaatattcaagtcGTAATAGATAattattaaaatgttttttttgttggGTACAATATATTGACAAAatctatatattaatataaattttcattcaatTTAGATCTTACTATAATGAAGTGATTTTATATAAGAAGCTATTCACCTAGATCTAATATATACTCACCTAGATTTATGACATCAATTTAGAGCTATTCAAAGTTTcacatataaatttatatatgaaAGATAataaagaaatctaatttcaattacataaacaaacaaaaacattCTCTACATCATACCTAATCGCATTATTGTTTAACAAACTAAACACCTACATAGACCCTAATCTTTAGTTACCTAAATTAATTTGTATTTCTTAATTCAATGAATTGGCCTGGATAGCGCTTTACAAAAGTGAAAATTTTCCCTGAGAGTACTATTCGAAGATTTGATTATTAATGTTAATCGATTTTCCAAAAACCTAATTATTAGATGTTGCGTCTTTCTCTTAGCATTCGTATGTATTCATTCGCAACTCTTAATTTATCTATACGATATATATAAAGTTGCGTGAGATTGGGTTCATCAAGTATTTGAAGTTACATGTCCATAAATCTGTTAAGAAAATGGCAGAACAAGCAGGAGCAGATGAGATCGTTAATGACAATAATGGAGAGGCTTTTGATATGAGGCGTGCTTTAACCGACCTAAACAATAATGTGTGTGTATTGAAAAGTgttttgattggagagataacaaCCTACGAAGCGGACCCGCAAAATCAAGCTGATAATTTTGCATTCCATCTTAACATGTTTAACAATGTTGCCGATTCATTGAAGCAGGAGGTTGACGCTTTAGATCTCGAATTGGGCAGCTATTTTATATGGCTGCAAAAACCCTGCCCTGAATACATAGGATACTGTAATTCACTAGAAAACATTGATCTTATTTTGGACGAAGCAATTGATTTAATTTGGCAACATTGGTTACCTGATCTGGAAGAAAGAGTGGAGAGacatagggagagagagataagacAAGTGGTGGAAGATCTAAGGAGCATAAAAATTTCAGGAGATCATCTTAATGAAAATATTACGTGTGTTATTTGTTTATCTGATTTTGAAGGGGCAGAAGAGGCGTGCCAGTTGCGTTGCCATGAACGCCACATATTTCACAGGGAATGTATTGAAAAATGGTTGAAGAGGCAAAATCAGTGTCCCATGTGCAGGGCCCCAGTATTTTGGAGGAAAGTTGTTAGAGATAGAGAGATTGGTACACTTAGAGTTGCTCTTCACTTGAATAATTAGTTGAGTTATTAAATATTTCTTGTTTTGAGTAAGGTAGGTAGTTTCCCTTTATTCTGATAATAGCAaatcattttaaatttttagtagCTGTATTAGCACTCTATCTAAACATTAGAAGTATTAATGAGTGGGAAATCAGTTATTGTTCTTACCTTCAAATCCACGAATGTTTCTGTAAATCTTGGAAAAGATGAATGCCTCTTGATTTCCTTGATTAACATACCAACAACGATGCCCTACACCTAAATCATTCCATCCTATATAGGTGGAAACCCACATTTCTGAATTTTGCATCGCACAGTATAGtctataaaatttattttctttcccCCATTTCATAGAAGATCAAACTCGCAAATATTCTTTCACAAaattggagatgtcgaatagggTTTGGAGATTGATCAAGCTTATAGAATAGAGGATTTTTGACAGAAATTGGCGTTGCACTTCTTTCATGTAAACAATTCTTAGAACCCAGTCAAAAGGCAGATGAGTTTTTTTGACTGAATATCCTAAGAGAAATATCCTCTCAAGGGATATTGAAATGTTTAtacatgaattgtttgacaaaatacccTAGGAAAAATGCTGTCTCTGGTGATATCAAAATGTTTGTTTAAAGGTCCCAAGGAGACGTAGTCGTGTAGAATGCGATGATGGCAtgatacacaaaatggatttggtGAGAAGGCATTTAGCATTTATGATACAAAGGTGTAAAACCCTATTACTACCTGTGCCTATGTAACAGCTTTCGAACAGAGTATGGATAGCCATCATAATAAAAAGAAGGTAGGATTTATGCTACGCACTAAAAATGCAGCTACCTTGCCTCTTAGATGATTACCTTAGATATTCTTTGCGGAAGATTTTATTTTTAGATGCACCTCACCTCATATGACTGAAATAATTATTAATGTATTTTGTCAGTGGCTTTACTCTCTGATTGTCACATGCCTTTTGCAGGGTTCAATTTTAGTTGAACTTGTTTCTATTTAAAATAACAATGCAATTGATGTAATTCATACTTGAATCATGGAATTGTAGCTTGGTTGCAATATAAATGGATATTTAGTATTTACACTTGATACTGTTCTTGCACTAGTTCCTCTTGAATATGACTGTTTTACTACCTTCTTAACAAAATGCATCCTTGGGCTACCAG contains these protein-coding regions:
- the LOC131061870 gene encoding uncharacterized protein LOC131061870; the encoded protein is MAEQAGADEIVNDNNGEAFDMRRALTDLNNNVCVLKSVLIGEITTYEADPQNQADNFAFHLNMFNNVADSLKQEVDALDLELGSYFIWLQKPCPEYIGYCNSLENIDLILDEAIDLIWQHWLPDLEERVERHREREIRQVVEDLRSIKISGDHLNENITCVICLSDFEGAEEACQLRCHERHIFHRECIEKWLKRQNQCPMCRAPVFWRKVVRDREIGTLRVALHLNN